TTCGACGTTGTATATACTATAAAAGAAATGACGCTCCAAATTTCTTCCATCTTCTCATCACCGTTTCGAGTTTATAACCGCAAGAGAATTCTCACCGACCAATTACAGCTGCTGACGATGAAGGTGACGTAGAACGGTAATTGGCGGTTCTCACCCTGAAACCTGATACCGTGTCCGACATCCAATTTCTTTCGTACGAACGATTTTCAGGCCATTACCACGACCCACTCGAGCCCCTCAATTAAGCACCCTGAGCACAATGGACAGAGGCGCAAGTCCATGAAATTATCAATTAAGGGATGATACCCTCGCCCCTGAGGGTTACTCCGCGCATTTCACTTGAATCGAGTATAATCGCGTGGATGTTCCCGAACAAATTTCAACACCTGATAATTGTACGGTTAGAAAACGGCGCTTCCAATGTACACGAAAACTTTACTCATGTGAAATATTGATCAGTGAAAATCTGGGCTGCCAAAAAACctataaaactttttcatcaaGTCAGCAATTGACAGACCAAAGTAAGCTCCATTCGCAATAAATTTGCGAGAAGAGCATTCGAAAAACGAATTCTTTGGTGGTAAAATTACCCGTGATTTCCGTAAATTTTGCGGATGCTTCGTCAAACGTAATCAATCAGCGTAAACGGCAGCGAAAAAAGTAACACCGATACTCATACGGATATCGGCAGGCCGTCTATCGTAAGGCCTGGTTGGTATTAATTGGGAATTAGAAATACGTGGGGTAACGCACCGTCGGGTGGATGGGCCAGCAGCCACCTGCTCCCCCGGGTTCTGCAGATTGATTTATCGCACCCTGGAGACCACCCGCAGCCACCCAAAGGGGCGCGGCGCTTAGATATCGAAACATCAGCACCTATAACCCGAAATTGCTAGAATCAACTTAGTTGATCACTTTTTCTCTGGTACAACCGTATCATTAGCACAACGACGTTTGCGGAAACTGCGATAGCTATGCGTTTGCATGAAAAGATGATCAGAAACATTGTACTTTATGTTAATAAAAACGATGCCGAAACAGTAAATAGTAAGACACGTTCACAGCTACGACGTCTGATTGATAAATCAGAACCCCTTAATATGCCAAGTTTTCCAAGACCGGACAATTTCCTTTTCCAAATTGAAACATAATTTACGCAGACGTTATAAAACGGGTTGTACAATCACTTTGAAAGCTTCTTTCGAAAAAATCCTTGAAACTGTTCCCAATTATCACACTGACATAATTGCCCGAATCATTTCCGTCCAGCGACAGGTTTTCCACGGCATGGATGATCATCGTACCTCCTGGGCTATAGCGCGCATATTGTATTATACTCGTACCACGCAGACTCGAAGGGGGTGGAAATTACCCTTCGGCGAGCAGTAGAAATCTGTCGGTAGAACATCAGGCTCGGATTACGCGTAGATTGTAGAGAAGCAAACACAAATGTTTGGAGTACGTTCGAAATAATCCGCAAACGTCGTTTATCATTTTGTAACTGTCCCCGTAAACCTAACCGCCCCCTGGTTTCCCCAACTCGGCTATGCCCCCTTGTTTAACTGCCAACGATAAGTCCCCGACTCGGTGGGGCTTGTTTTACGGCACTGCAGCGCGGCCGTTCAGAAGGGTGAATTCTTAATGTTTCCTTCTACTTGCTCGAATCCATTACTGCTTTTCCAAAAATCGACAATTTAACGGTTCGCCGGTTGGCCATACCGTGTTCCCAGAGTAAATTGAGATTTAGTAAATCCATTTGAGAAACCGACCCAAGAGCGCGTCGTGGATTGACAAGTCGTTTTAAGTTACCTCGGTTTTATATCGTACAACAACGTACCTATAATCATAGCTTGAAAAACCTTGCTGAAACTTTGCGTACTCTATGAACGTTTTTCATGCATAGCAATTTACTCTTTATGACATTCtgcaaattaaatttcaaaagtcGATATGCATACGTAGAGAAGCACATAGTACAATCATACGCACAATCGAAGGtatcaaacttttcaaacttgtcaagGTTTATCGTTAGTCCGTTGtagtattgaaaattgatttcaagaACACCtgagcaaaaaaattatttaacatcaCTTagttttttcgaataaatttttttacgtccACGTAATTTACGTTACTGAATTCTGTCGGAGAAATGATAAAGTTTGTCATTGGATATTTATACCACGTTTCTAACGCACGGgtttatgaaaatgaaataagcaATTAGGAATATATTATAAGAAAACATtgattcataaaaattttgattgtaATAACAATGATTTATGTACATTAGTTGCTGAACACATATTGAATGTGCGAcactaatttttattcccatactttaacttatttttaaacttcttCGGATTGATTCCATAAGCCTTCAATCTCTCTGCACTCAAATCTGTTACCACatccttcttattttttattactttgttatgtgtcattttatttttaccttttttatCATCCTTCGAAGTTTTACCCTTTTGATTCTGTTTACGCTTAGGGTTCACGTTTTGTTTTACCGAATCATTAGCAGAATTGATCTTTCGAGAAATCTGACTACTCGGTTCTTTGTGAACATTgatttcatcttttttatcTTTAACTAGCTTACCTTTTTTAGCTTTCTTCTCTTCCGATTCATTGCATTTGATTTCCGTGTGTTTTACCTGTGTCTGTGATTGGTCAGCATTTTCGGTTATGAAACTGTGCCCGTTTTctctgatttttctttttttattcttcttcttcgtaacattttccttcaatttacTTGTAACTTTGAGTTCGTCAACATCATGCTTTGAAGACTGAGGCTCAGAACTTTCAATGGATATATTGTTTTCATTGGCAGGATCAGTTTCAGCGGTAGCAACATTCTTGCGCTTacttcgttttcttttcttcttagGTACTTCTTGATTTTGTTGATTACTGGTACCAGGATTTGGCTTTGTACCTTCAGCTGCTTCTTTGGGCCTGAGgtgttacaataattatttaccCGAATTGTATACACGAATATGAGTACATGGGCCAAGCATACAAGGTTattaaaaaagattattattaatcaactaaaattctgttaccctgggatgaataaatatataaaaagaaTGCATACCCATATATGCTTTTGAATATCTTCTTTTTTAACGCTTCATTACGAGCTTTTTGTTGGTAAGATGTAACGTCATTCAACTCGAGATATTCAGGTCTGTATTGAAGCGCTTTTTTCAGCGAACACCATTTGTTCAATTCTTTATCATCAGCCATAATGATCTGCAACAAAGTCCTGTATTATTACGTGATACTTGgtttttctcgttttgagGATTGACTCAGTTTAAAACAAATAGCTCAAGCAATACTGAATTTTAATTGTTCAAAACAACTCACTTCGTCTATAGTTAGCCCATAATCATTCGCGACAACGTTTCTGTATTTAAATCTGCAAGGCTGATCACCGATCATGTCTTCATAATCCAAAGCGTAATATTGATCTAAATAAGCTTGATAAGACGGATTTCCAGTTGGATCGAAAGTGGGCTTCTCCTTAGCAACTGCCACAGCCAATTTGTTAcgtcttcttctcttcttttttcgagAAGAATCGATCAATTCTTCCTGCAGTGTCTTGGTTGGATCGTAATCTGCATCCATCTGAAATAGCATATTATATTCACACCTATCTAATCTAGGAAGACTAAATAAAGGACAATGAGGATTACATTGAAATCTGGGTCATCGCAGTGTGGTCCATTATTACGCTCGGTCTCCGGTATTACTTCCTCTTGTTTTGGATCATACTTATCCCAGGTTGTTTCAATATCTAGCTCTTCATCAATGTCTGGAAATTCCGGTTTCAGATCGCCTTCGGGCGCAGCATAAAATTCGTCACTGAACATAGCCTGCATCTTACGATCATGCTCGGCTGGATCAAAATCTCCATccaaatcaatttcattaaaGTGTATATCGTCGTTGCCTGggaacaataaaattattgttcgTTCTTCAACCATGAAAGCAACATATTTATGCAGATAATTTGAACACCAGTATGTTGCAAAGTTTCACTTTCAAAAGTTTGTTAGAATTCTCCAAAGATTCTCGACCAAGtataaaattatgtaaaaattttattgatgaatttttaggGGCATTACTATTTCGAAACAAGTTTTGgtgttcaaattttataacaactCTATAAAAGCGTCATCTACCAgtaatttctttcaacttcTCGATCTTCTCTTCAATCTCCTTTCTTTTGAGAGCTTTCAATTGTTTTAGTTCTTCACGTTTTCGAACAGCTTCTtcctcttttctcttttttaattcGACCCTCTTCTCAGCACGCCGTGTGTCTTTACGTCTCATGGAATTTTCAAGCGTGCGAGGATATCTAGAATTAGAATGTAATTTAAAGTCATTACCaatgttacaaaatttgtGCTGACATCTACAATTTGGAATGTCAGCAATTTTCACCTCTTTATAAATTCTTGATCAGGCTCTTCgaatcgaaaattatatttgtgCTCGAATTCTTCCtgtatttcaatattcttcTCATCTTCACTCAAATTCTCATCGCTATCATGAACCACCAAATCATATTCCGGGTTGAAATCATTAAAGTCTTGATCCAAAAATTTCTTATTCAATATATAATCTCTAAGAAATTTCTCATTCTGATCTAGTTTTGGATCAGTCCAAAAATCTCGTAGAGGTTTTAATTCTTTCTTATCCACCCCATCGATTTCTGTATGCTGACCTTTCAGCCATTCTTTGTAAGCTTCTTCCTCCTAAATAAGACAACAAATTTAACACAATGACACTACCCATTCAATGTTGATTGACAATTCTATACCCGACAGAAACAaacctttttttcatcttcgtcagattttgtttttggctTGAGAAGATCAGCTGTCTCATCATCTTCATCCTCCTCCAAGATCTTTTTAAAACTTTCCTTCAGCTTGAGCTGCTCTTTCACGTAAGTGGGAGCTAAAGGTTGATTATTCTCTTGCTGGAGAGTATCTTCATCTTCGCTGTCGCTAAATTTACCATCTCGTTCGAGCATAACTTTCCGTTCATAGTCTCTCAAGAACAGTGGCTTATTTTTAGCTTTCTCTTTAATCGTCGCTTTGGAGGTGTCCTCCAACTGTTCGATGTCATCGAAGAAAGTAACTTGTTCATCGTAAATTCGAggatctttattttttaagcATGCCAAggttttgtaaaagtttttctcgaATGCCTCAGTCAATTCCttgaagaaatattattattaatcaaaatacaacgaaaagaaaaaactaagCAGTCATACTGAAATGAACacattgtataataaattgcCAACTATTACTTTTCCATcttcatcctcctcctccgagGTGCTGGAATCCTCGTCTGAGGTATGAAGATCTTTGATGTGTTCACCATACTTTGTTTTCACTATAAAATTAAGcacacatatatttatgtagAAATCGTATTTTGAGGTTAACGACGTTTGAGGTTAACCGCGTTTCAACTTAGCAGGtaatatttacatttgttCAGTTCCTCTTTCTGTCTCCAATTGTTGTAGTTTTGCGCGTAACTCGAATTTATCTTCAATTCCGAATCCGAATCAGAATGGTTGctattaaataaatcattcatTAAAACGAACTCAGGCTCTCCTCACGTGTTGACGGTACAGCAAACTTTCATTCTATAATCTGTGCCAAGCGGCAAGCATCCGCATTCAAGATTTTTACCACGAATTTTGACCAATTACACGACTCGTTTGTACTCCAGGTACCACGTGACAACACAGAAGAACGTAGGTTCTCCCACCATGGTTTTCACATTCGCCTCACATGGCTTCAATCAAAGCATATACCTATATCACTGACACAGTCGGTGATCACTGGCATGCAACTAAACAAGCAGTGATGTTTCTACATGTATATCCTCCAAAGGGCGTCGGGCGTAAATAAACACAAACTCCGCAGCAGAAAGCAAAGAGAATAGGCACTGATATCGTATAAACTATATCAATGAGAGTAGGTATCTCTGGCAGATAAATCGTGGTGGATGAATCAACGGAGAAGTAACAGTTTGTCTTATCT
Above is a genomic segment from Neodiprion pinetum isolate iyNeoPine1 chromosome 1, iyNeoPine1.2, whole genome shotgun sequence containing:
- the LOC124211248 gene encoding protein KRI1 homolog, whose translation is MNDLFNSNHSDSDSELKINSSYAQNYNNWRQKEELNKLKTKYGEHIKDLHTSDEDSSTSEEEDEDGKELTEAFEKNFYKTLACLKNKDPRIYDEQVTFFDDIEQLEDTSKATIKEKAKNKPLFLRDYERKVMLERDGKFSDSEDEDTLQQENNQPLAPTYVKEQLKLKESFKKILEEDEDDETADLLKPKTKSDEDEKKEEEAYKEWLKGQHTEIDGVDKKELKPLRDFWTDPKLDQNEKFLRDYILNKKFLDQDFNDFNPEYDLVVHDSDENLSEDEKNIEIQEEFEHKYNFRFEEPDQEFIKRYPRTLENSMRRKDTRRAEKRVELKKRKEEEAVRKREELKQLKALKRKEIEEKIEKLKEITGNDDIHFNEIDLDGDFDPAEHDRKMQAMFSDEFYAAPEGDLKPEFPDIDEELDIETTWDKYDPKQEEVIPETERNNGPHCDDPDFNMDADYDPTKTLQEELIDSSRKKKRRRRNKLAVAVAKEKPTFDPTGNPSYQAYLDQYYALDYEDMIGDQPCRFKYRNVVANDYGLTIDEIIMADDKELNKWCSLKKALQYRPEYLELNDVTSYQQKARNEALKKKIFKSIYGPKEAAEGTKPNPGTSNQQNQEVPKKKRKRSKRKNVATAETDPANENNISIESSEPQSSKHDVDELKVTSKLKENVTKKKNKKRKIRENGHSFITENADQSQTQVKHTEIKCNESEEKKAKKGKLVKDKKDEINVHKEPSSQISRKINSANDSVKQNVNPKRKQNQKGKTSKDDKKGKNKMTHNKVIKNKKDVVTDLSAERLKAYGINPKKFKNKLKYGNKN